Proteins encoded within one genomic window of Fusarium musae strain F31 chromosome 4, whole genome shotgun sequence:
- a CDS encoding hypothetical protein (EggNog:ENOG41): MVVTSFIVQLALLPCLALSSSLAPRAKKFDYDSLTLREVGARNTLDWRVWLEKDGQPISFWHDIPLYPEKGNNGIVSYVVEIPRWTDGKIETRRDEPLNPIFHDDKKKAPRFVESVWPHKSYPFHYGSIPQTWESPNFDHDFTGYPGDNDPIDLFDITEAPAHVGQVKSVKVLGGLALNDGGETDWKVIAIDTKDPLAALVDSVEDLEKYRPGLAKTFYNWFTYYKVARGDSVLEIVGGDYQNAKFMAKTIKSSHGDWQDLVRGKVDSNEINYNQTSTKSYKSYVKSKDATKKFGIPAKSNVLPAAERPAKYDLWYYLDKDYKLIQLPKN; the protein is encoded by the exons ATGGTAGTTACGTCTTTTATTGTTCAGTTGGCTTTGTTGCCTTGTTTGGCTCTTAGTTCCTCTCTTGCGCCGAGGGCGAAGAAGTTTGACTATGATTCCTTGACGCTTCGTGAAGTTGGTGCTCGTAACACTCTT GACTGGCGTGTTTGGCTGGAGAAAGATGGGCAGCCTATTTCCTTCTGGCACGATATTCCATTGTACCCCGAGAAGGGCAACAATGGCATCGTGAGCTACGTTGTTGAGATTCCTCGATGGACAGACGGCAAAATTGAGACTCGCCGCGATGAGCCTCTCA ACCCCATCTTCCACGACGACAAGAAAAAGGCCCCTCGCTTCGTTGAGAGTGTCTGGCCTCACAAGTCTTACCCATTCCACTATGGGTCAATTCCCCAGACTTGGGAGAGCCCCAACTTTGACCACGATTTCACTGGCTACCCTGGTGACAACGATCCCATTGATCTATTCGATATCACCGAGGC GCCTGCGCATGTTGGACAGGTCAAGTCTGTAAAGGTCCTTGGTGGCCTTGCTTTGAACGAC GGCGGCGAAACTGACTGGAAGGTCATTGCCATTGACACCAAGGACCCTCTCGCTGCTCTGGTTGACT CCGTCGAGGATCTCGAAAAGTATCGCCCAGGTCTAGCCAAGACCTTCTACAACTGGTTCACC TACTACAAAGTCGCCCGCGGCGACAGTGTTCTCGAGATCGTTGGCGGCGACTACCAAAACGCCAAGTTCAtggccaagaccatcaagagcAGCCACGGCGACTGGCAGGACCTCGTGCGCGGAAAGGTTGACTCCAACGAGATCAACTACAACCAGACCAGCACAAAGAGCTATAAGAGCTATGTCAAGAGCAAGGATGCTACTAAGAAGTTCGGCATTCCTGCCAAGTCCAATGTTCTTCCTGCTGCGGAGAGACCGGCGAAGTATGACTTGTGGTATTACCTTGATAAGGACTACAAGTTGATCCAGCTTCCTAAGAACTAA
- a CDS encoding hypothetical protein (EggNog:ENOG41), which translates to MEKIDDTGIMGDASLGNDSATEGEIEAARPKEQGETDELDWDNSPHNPFNWPAWKKALQVVMLSSAGFLASIGTSIMSPARNELMIEFNVSSTVALLPLTLYVLALGFGPVIGGPLSETIGRYPIYAASVPLGALFTMGAGFVHNIGGLGFLRFMAGLCWAPVLAVAPGTLSETFTPKNRGPVSAIFILMPFLGPGLGPVIGSFVVNRKGWRWTQWTLVFFSILAMIITAFSHETFHPVIKRRLMKKKGMKVDPPPPMAARLKMFALVAVVRPIRMLLLEPITGFICLYVAAEFGTLFSFFAAVPYTFGRVYQFSIEESGLVFLSIVIGCFLGLITVILCDVFLYRKQAPKYPPHQIPPEHRLYPSMIGSIGLPIGLFWFAWTARPGVSWASPAASMIIFAWGNLCVFVSTMQYITDTYHGSVVASAASANSLARYGFAGVFPLFTIQMYEKLGIDWASSLLAFVALALLPVPWVLFKYGSKIRAKSAYETVKFN; encoded by the exons ATGGAGAAGATTGACGATACTGGTATTATGGGCGATGCGTCGCTTGGGAACGACTCTGCGACGGAGGGCGAGATTGAGGCTGCGAGACCGAAGGAGCAGGGTGAGACTGATGAGTTGGATTGGGATAATAGTCCTCATAATCCGTTTAATTGGCCGGCATGGAAGAAAGCTCTTCAAGTCGTGATGCTATCCTCAGCAGGGTTCCTAGC ATCAATCGGAACATCGATAATGAGCCCAGCTCGCAATGAGCTCATGATCGAGTTCAACGTCAGCAGCACAGTTGCCCTTCTACCTCTAACGCTCTACGTCCTTGCCCTCGGCTTTGGGCCTGTGATCGGCGGTCCGTTATCAGAAACCATAGGTCGTTACCCTATCTACGCAGCGAGTGTTCCTCTCGGTGCACTGTTCACTATGGGTGCGGGCTTCGTGCATAATATCGGAGGACTGGGATTCCTGAGATTCATGGCTGGTTTATGCTGGGCGCCTGTGTTGGCTGTTGCGCCGGGGACGTTGTCCGAGACATTCACGCCCAAGAACAGAGGACCTGTCTCCGCGATTTTTATCCTCATGCCGTTTTTGGGCCCGGGATTAGG GCCGGTTATAGGCTCCTTTGTAGTGAATCGAAAGGGATGGCGATGGACACAATGGACGCTGGTCTTCTTTTCGATACTGGCTATGATCATCACTGCCTTCTCGCACGAGACGTTTCATCCTGTTATCAAGCGAAGGcttatgaagaagaagggaatgaAGGTTGATCCTCCGCCACCGATGGCTGCTCGACTCAAGATGTTTGCTCTCGTGGCAGTTGTTCGACCTATTCGCATGCTTCTCCTCGAACCGATCACTGGATTCATCTGTCTATACGTGGCAGCGGAGTTTGGAACACTCTTCAGTTTCTTCGCCGCTGTACCGTATACATTTGGAAGAGTCTACCAGTTCTCTATCGAAGAGTCAGGTCTCGTCTTCCTgtccatcgtcatcggctgCTTTCTCGGACTCATCACCGTTATCCTCTGTGATGTGTTCCTGTACAGAAAACAAGCGCCCAAGTACCCTCCTCACCAAATTCCACCTGAGCATCGTCTTTACCCTTCCATGATTGGAAGTATCGGATTGCCAATTGGATTGTTCTGGTTTGCTTGGACAGCACGACCTGGAGTATCTTGGGCAAGTCCCGCAGCGTCGATGATCATCTTTGCTTGGGGAAACCTTTGCGTGTTTGTTAGTACTATGCAGTACATCACCGATACATACCATGGGAGTGTTGTTGCAAGCGCTGCTAGTGCCAACAGTCTGGCGCGGTATGGTTTTGCAGGAGTATTTCCCCTGTTCACGATTCAGA TGTATGAGAAGTTGGGTATTGACTGGGCTAGTAGCCTGCTGGCCTTCGTGGCATTGGCCCTGCTACCAGTTCCGTGGGTGTTATTCAAGTATGGCTCAAAGATCAGGGCTAAGAGCGCCTATGAGACAGTCAAGTTCAATTAA
- the BTN1 gene encoding battenin CLN3 protein (EggNog:ENOG41~BUSCO:EOG09263C1V), translating into MSGISPSASGLLPMPGAPSSSWAAYKARAAAIMGHHDTKVIVAFWLFGLINNVLYVIILSAAQDLVGSIPKGVVLLADVVPSFLTKLIAPYFIHRIPYRMRVLIFIALSVVGMLMVALTPRTQSVAIKLVGVVLASVSAGGGELSFLGLTHFYGPMSLAGWGSGTGAAGLVGAGLYVMFTDWWGLSVRSSLLISACFPAIMFISFFVILPLGPLREGTTRKDYDAIPDLEDEDVNHMDQGTASSALLAPGPGVASTAYSAHNTQDTLTMRDRLKKVKVLFVPYMLPLLLVYVAEYTINQGVAPTLLFPLDESPFDEFRDFYPMYGFLYQLGVFISRSSTPFIRIHHLYLPSMLQVANLVLLTFHAVYFFLPSVYIVFIIIFWEGLLGGGVYVNCFAEIMENVPPEDREFSLGATTVSDSGGISIAGLISIVMETKLCNYQVAHGRDWCRRISAQGH; encoded by the exons ATGTCCGGTATCTCACCGTCTGCCTCTGGATTGCTCCCTATGCCAGGCGCGCCTTCGTCATCTTGGGCTGCGTACAAAGCGAGAGCTGCAGCTATCATGGGCCATCATGATACGAAGGTGATTGTAGCCTTTTGGCTTTTTG GCCTCATCAATAACGTGCTCTACGTGATCATCCTCTCCGCCGCCCAAGACCTCGTCGGTTCCATCCCCAAAGGCGTCGTCCTCCTCGCCGATGTCGTTCCCTCGTTCCTCACCAAGTTGATCGCACCGTACTTCATCCACCGAATACCGTATCGTATGCgagtcctcatcttcatagCGCTGTCCGTCGTTGGCATGCTCATGGTTGCTTTGACACCACGCACGCAGTCCGTAGCCATCAAACTCGTCGGTGTAGTCCTGGCGAGTGTAAGCGCTGGCGGCGGTGAGTTGAGCTTCCTTGGCTTGACACACTTCTACGGCCCGATGAGCCTCGCCGGCTGGGGATCTGGGACTGGTGCTGCGGGTTTGGTCGGTGCAGGTCTCTACGTGATGTTTACGGACTGGTGGGGATTGAGCGTGCGTAGCAGTTTGCTAATCTCGGCGTGTTTCCCTGCGATCATGTTCATCAGCTTCTTTGTGATATTGCCGCTTGGACCTCTGAGAGAGGGCACAACTCGGAAAGACTACGATGCGATCCCGGatctcgaggatgaggacgtgAACCACATGGATCAAGGAACTGCTTCGTCGGCGCTCTTGGCTCCTGGGCCTGGAGTCGCGTCGACTGCATACTCTGCACATAACACGCAAGACACACTCACGATGCGAGACAGGTTGAAGAAAGTGAAGGTGTTGTTTGTCCCATATATGCTGCCGCTGCTACTGGTGTACGTGGCCGAGTACACAATCAACCAAGGCGTTGCTCCAACATTGCTATTCCCCCTGGACGAATCGCCATTTGACGAGTTTCGGGATTTCTACCCCATGTACGGATTTCTCTATCAACTCGGCGTCTTTATCTCCCGATCTTCTACGCCATTTATACGAATCCACCATTTATACCTCCCCTCGATGCTGCAAGTCGCGaaccttgtccttctcacATTCCACGCCGTATACTTCTTCCTACCATCAGTCTACATCGTCTTTATCATAATATTCTGGGAAGGTTTGCTAGGGGGAGGTGTCTACGTCAACTGCTTCGCCGAGATCATGGAGAACGTGCCGCCGGAGGATAGAGAATTTAGCCTTGGGGCAACAACTGTGAGCGACAGCGGTGGAATCTCTATCGCCGGACTTATTAGTATCGTGATGGAGACCAAGCTTTGTAATTATCAAGTGGCGCACGGAAGGGATTGGTGCCGTCGTATTTCTGCACAGGGTCATTGA
- a CDS encoding hypothetical protein (EggNog:ENOG41) has protein sequence MTNYEQIAKEAEMDLNTYQAKTGNARPQDIEGAGVNPHAENKFESAQVEFGDELSTNAGYNKRIPPTEGGIVDDKGRQARGQHYEGEGGPLDKLAKANDERGGYNDNDVVGANVTKTSGLGAADDLASKGQEAQRANVGRNPPGPGGSQYKGEDYYQPESVPDSISAEGNIAPDSVIESSREAERP, from the exons ATGACCAACTACGAGCAGATCGCCAAGGAGGCCGAGATGGACCTCAACACCTACCAGGCCAAGACCGGCAACGCTCGTCCTCAAGACATCGAGGGCGCTGGTGTTAACCCCCATGCTGAGAACAAGTTTGAGAGTGCTCAGGTTGAGTTTGGCGATGAGCTGAGCACAAACGCTGGCTACAACAAGCGCATCCCCCCCACCGAGGGTGGCATCGTCGACGACAAGGGCCG ACAAGCCCGTGGTCAGCACTACGAGGGTGAGGGCGGCCCTCTCGACAAGCTCGCCAAGGCCAACGACGAGCGCGGCGGCTACAATGACAACGATGTTGTCGGCGCCAACGTCACGAAGACTTCCGGCCTCGGGGCCGCTGACGATCTCGCATCCAAGGGCCAGGAAGCTCAGCGCGCAAACGTAGGCCGCAACCCTCCCGGCCCCGGTGGCTCTCAGTACAAGGGCGAGGACTACTACCAGCCCGAGAGTGTTCCTGACAGCATCTCTGCTGAGGGTAACATTGCTCCCGACAGTGTGATTGAGTCTAGCCGAGAAGCTGAGCGGCCTTGA
- a CDS encoding hypothetical protein (EggNog:ENOG41), with the protein MRSQWPRPFGQHHVPDIPEKREVTAEQDAGFLSKLWFAWLSPLMTIGYRRHLERNDIWTVSDARLMDTLQSSLDTAFRKRVLARNRLPLLWALYEVFKFDFWLSAVSQFVVSTLQVMTPFTLRFLIEWVQHAYPDGHDTRGSKPVAVGIGYVIGIAVLQMLQTFASSQFYYRGMLLGGQTRSVLIAMAFNKSLKLSNRAKAGGQTGSEGSSPYDDVPCRVDEKGWSNGRVMSLVSNDTARIEQALAAFHLSWLSLYQLILTVALLVYNLGWTALPGAATLIFGLAAVTYATRPLVASRNRINIVTDQRVTLTQEILQSIRFVKYFGWEGFFQSRLGNIRASETRALRIMHLIRCAVGTLAQFLPVLAIMITFIVYAVVNGSLDPAVVFSSLAMLYLLRVPTNWLPVSLSLAADAVQSIKRIEGFLLAEEVQAHTVPDASLAPAIKLSNASFTWESPPANEEGEAKENKNRLSRAIRRHRAGLEKKEAETSDTEIRPVRDRDVPFSLNDISLECERGKLIGIIGSVGSGKTSLLSALAGDMRQTGGILQFAADRAYCPQYAWIQNASVRDNITFGKPFNQKLYSDVVHACALLPDFELLPHGDMTEIGERGVTLSGGQKQRINIARAIYSDAGIVILDDPLSAVDAHVGTHIFNEAICGLLKDKCRFLATHHLHLLSRLDRIIWMVDGRIEAMGTYEGMVKSYPAFASLVAVGGHQQKEADSTEDKKGDSVGPNNTTTKAEVLMQEEAKIVDSVPFSVYVSWLRASGSLWNGLAMVVGQLLFRASSILGGLWLSWWVDSKYGLTRGQNIGIYAGLSLAQCVLVFSSSLITCLVCIKSSQVMSNNALWQTLRAPMSFFDTTPLGRIIYRFTRDIDALDNNLVVAVQQLLINVAALLGSYVLIVAYFYYFAIALVFGATALWWCISYYRSSARELRRHQLILDGVVFARLNEALIGAACIRAYDRELQFVKLVHEAIDDMDSANFLTFASHNWLSVRLDNIGILLNLVTGILVVTNALPVALSISGLLLTYSMSMVGMMQVVVKYLIEVNNSMSNTERLFQYTNSLHQEAALDGASVRPSWPEHGAIEYEAVQMRYRPGLPLVVDNFCLRIAGGERLGIVGRTGAGKSTILSTLFRLTEISGGRITVDGVDIGQIGLHRLRSALAIIPQDPTLFQGTIRSNLDPFNKHTDTELWHALRKAHLLPDSEKPLAIPEGEALTSSVMEREDPDNTDSGKPRETRVTLDTAVEAEGLNFSLGQRQLIALARALLRNTRIVLVDEGTGSVDPETDALVQETLATGLEGKTLIAIAHRLRTVIQYDRVCVMDKGKIVELGAPLELWEQGGIFRAMCDSNGITREMFTSV; encoded by the exons ATGCGCTCTCAGTGGCCGAGGCCATTCGGCCAACACCATGTCCCTGACATTCCTGAGAAGAGGGAGGTGACTGCGGAACAAGATGCAGGTTTCTTGAGCAAACTTTGGTTTGCTTGGCTCAGTCCGCTCATGACC ATCGGATACCGGCGTCACCTGGAACGCAATGATATCTGGACAGTGTCAGACGCAAGGCTGATGGATACGCTCCAGTCCAGTCTTGACACCGCTTTTCGAAAACGAGTATTGGCTCGCAATCGCCTTCCTCTGCTATGGGCGCTCTACGAAGTCTTCAAGTTTGACTTTTGGCTCAGCGCTGTCAGCCAGTTCGTCGTGTCGACTCTACAAGTTATGACGCCTTTCACGCTGCGATTCCTTATTGAATGGGTTCAACATGCCTACCCCGACGGACACGACACACGCGGCTCTAAGCCGGTAGCAGTTGGCATAGGCTATGTCATCGGTATCGCAGTTTTGCAGATGCTTCAGACTTTCGCCTCGAGTCAGTTTTACTATCGGGGCATGTTACTCGGTGGACAGACACGCAGCGTTCTGATAGCTATGGCGTTCAATAAGTCACTGAAACTGTCCAATAGGGCCAAGGCTGGAGGTCAAACAGGGAGTGAGGGTTCGAGTCCATACGATGATGTTCCTTGTCGGGTAGATGAGAAAGGCTGGTCCAATGGGCGTGTGATGAGCCTGGTCTCCAATGACACCGCCCGAATCGAGCAGGCTTTGGCAGCTTTCCACCTTTCATGGCTTTCCCTCTATCAGCTCATATTAACAGTCGCACTCTTGGTTTACAACCTGGGCTGGACAGCTCTACCAGGAGCAGCCACTCTCATCTTTGGTCTCGCTGCAGTGACATACGCGACGAGACCGCTGGTAGCAAGCCGGAATCGCATCAACATAGTCACTGACCAGCGAGTCACACTTACGCAAGAGATTCTCCAGAGTATTCGTTTCGTGAAGTACTTTGGCTGGGAGGGATTCTTTCAAAGCCGACTTGGAAACATCAGAGCGTCTGAGACTCGAGCCTTGCGTATCATGCACCTGATCAGGTGCGCTGTAGGAACCCTCGCTCAGTTTCTACCTGTGCTTGCCATCATGATCACGTTCATTGTGTACGCGGTGGTGAATGGCAGTCTTGATCCAGCGGTTGTCTTCTCGTCATTAGCGATGCTGTACCTGCTCCGCGTACCGACCAACTGGCTCCCCGTATCCTTGAGCCTTGCTGCCGACGCAGTCCAATCGATCAAGAGGATCGAGGGTTTTCTTCTTGCGGAAGAAGTACAAGCGCATACCGTTCCAGATGCCAGCCTTGCTCCAGCTATCAAACTCAGCAATGCATCTTTCACGTGGGAGAGCCCACCAGCAAACGAGGAGGGTGAGGCTAAAGAGAACAAGAACCGCCTGTCGAGAGCTATAAGAAGACATCGAGCAGGGCttgaaaagaaggaagccGAAACTTCAGATACAGAAATCCGCCCAGTCCGGGATAGGGACGTGCCGTTCTCGCTGAACGATATTTCCTTAGAATGTGAGAGAGGCAAGctcatcggcatcatcggAAGTGTTGGATCCGGCAAGACGTCCCTTCTTAGCGCACTCGCGGGAGATATGAGGCAGACGGGTGGCATTTTGCAGTTTGCCGCTGACAGGGCTTATTGCCCACAGTATGCTTGGATTCAAAACGCCAGTGTGCGAGACAACATCACCTTCGGGAAGCCTTTCAACCAGAAGCTTTATTCCGATGTGGTACACGCCTGTGCTTTATTACCGGACTTTGAACTCCTTCCACATGGCGATATGACAGAAATTGGTGAGAGAGGTGTGACTCTGTCAGGGGGGCAAAAGCAACGCATCAACATCGCCCGCGCGATATACTCTGACGCTGGCATCGTGATACTCGACGATCCGCTCTCTGCGGTCGATGCGCATGTAGGTACACATATCTTTAACGAGGCCATCTGCGGTTTGCTCAAGGATAAATGCCGGTTCCTAGCAACTCACCACCTTCATCTCCTGTCCCGGCTTGACAGGATCATCTGGATGGTCGACGGACGTATTGAGGCCATGGGCACCTATGAGGGAATGGTTAAATCTTACCCTGCCTTCGCTAGCCTGGTCGCCGTTGGAGGACATCAGCAAAAGGAGGCTGATAGCACTGAAGACAAGAAGGGTGATTCCGTGGGCCCCAACAACACAACGACGAAAGCCGAGGTTTTGATGCAGGAAGAGGCCAAGATTGTTGATAGCGTTCCCTTCTCCGTATATGTTTCGTGGTTGCGGGCTTCTGGCTCCCTGTGGAATGGCCTTGCCATGGTGGTTGGACAGCTCCTTTTCCGAGCGTCAAGCATTCTGGGAGGCTTATGGCTTTCGTGGTGGGTGGACAGTAAGTACGGCCTTACCCGTGGTCAGAAT ATCGGCATATACGCCGGCCTGAGTCTCGCTCAATGCGTTTTAGTGTTCTCGTCTTCTCTCATCACCTGCTTGGTATGTATCAAATCGAGCCAGGTCATGTCGAACAATGCGCTCTGGCAGACTCTCAGGGCACCCATGTCTTTCTTTGACACGACCCCTCTTGGTCGCATCATATATCGCTTTACAAGAGACATTGATGCGCTGGACAACAACCTGGTCGTTGCTGTGCAGCAACTCCTAATCAACGTAGCAGCGCTTCTGGGCTCCTATGTTCTCATCGTTGCCTACTTCTACTAT TTTGCCATCGCGTTAGTGTTTGGCGCGACAGCACTCTGGTGGTGTATCTCTTACTACAGGAGCAGTGCGCGGGAGCTGAGGCGACACCAACTGATACTCGATGGTGTGGTCTTTGCTCGTCTCAATGAAGCTCTTATTGGGGCTGCTTGTATACGGGCCTATGATCGGGAGCTGCAGTTCGTCAAATTGGTCCATGAAGCCATCGATGATATGGACAGTGCCAACTTTCTGACATTCGCCAGCCACAATTGGCTATCTGTTCGGCTTGATAACATCGGCATCTTGCTGAACTTGGTCACTGGTATTCTCGTAGTCACCAACGCACTACCTGTTGCTCTTAGCATCTCGGGTCTGCTTCTGACTTACAGTATGTCCATGGTTGGCATGATGCAGGTCGTGGTTAAGTATCTGATCGAGGTCAACAACTCCATGTCGAATACAGAACGTCTGTTTCAGTACACAAACTCTCTGCACCAGGAAGCTGCTCTCGATGGCGCCAGCGTGCGTCCTTCTTGGCCGGAGCACGGAGCCATAGAGTACGAGGCCGTTCAGATGCGCTACCGCCCTGGTCTTCCGCTGGTGGTCGATAACTTCTGCCTCAGGATCGCTGGGGGTGAGAGACTCGGGATCGTTGGCCGCACCGGTGCTGGAAAAAGCACCATTCTGTCAACCCTCTTCAGACTGACAGAGATTTCTGGGGGGCGCATTACCGTCGATGGCGTCGACATAGGCCAGATTGGTCTTCACCGGCTCCGAAGCGCTTTGGCGATCATTCCACAAGATCCCACCCTCTTCCAGGGCACTATCCGCTCGAATTTAGACCCTTTCAACAAGCACACAGATACTGAGCTATGGCATGCTCTCCGCAAGGCGCATCTCCTCCCAGACAGCGAAAAGCCACTCGCAATACCTGAGGGAGAAGCCCTGACAAGCAGTGTCATGGAGAGGGAGGACCCAGACAATACTGACTCTGGCAAACCTCGAGAGACGCGCGTGACACTTGACACAGCCGTCGAAGCCGAAGGCCTCAACTTCTCCCTTGGGCAGCGGCAGCTGATTGCGCTTGCTCGAGCGCTTCTTCGCAATACGCGTATTGTGCTGGTGGACGAGGGGACGGGCAGTGTTGATCCTGAGACCGATGCACTCGTGCAAGAGACACTGGCGACTGGTCTAGAAGGGAAGACTCTGATTGCTATTGCGCATCGTCTTCGTACCGTGATTCAGTACGACCGAGTGTGTGTTATGGATAAGGGTAAGATTGTTGAGCTGGGGGCGCCATTGGAGTTGTGGGAACAAGGGGGCATTTTCAGGGCTATGTGTGATAGTAATGGTATTACTCGGGAGATGTTCACGAGTGTCTAG
- a CDS encoding hypothetical protein (EggNog:ENOG41~MEROPS:MER0044357): MYGGSMGGMMALEWALLGQHFVRSMVLVATAARQSPWAIAWSENQRATIKSDPKFRSGRYGDDPPRDGLAAARMAAMISYRTHSSFEKRFGRRRLDTYAAPNKMLSKVNGNRVPFAVDVQCAARDDGHYDKSGIFLAQSYLRYQGEKFNARFDANCYLHILDKIDSHDIARGRYPGFSDDEAMLKVLGQIRQRTLVVGVPTDGLYPLSEQMFLSQGLKNATFATLQSDDGHDAFLIEGEQLNGLLRSFFGSDHDLSTSIE; this comes from the exons ATGTACG GAGGCAGCATGGGCGGCATGATGGCGCTGGAGTGGGCATTGCTTGGCCAGCATTTCGTACGATCCATGGTTCTCGTCGCGACCGCAGCCAGACAAAGTCCTTGGGCCATAGCCTGGAGTGAGAACCAACGGGCCACCATAAAGTCCGACCCCAAGTTCCGTAGTGGGCGCTACGGTGACGATCCTCCTCGAGATGGCCTCGCGGCTGCACGCATGGCAGCCATGATATCGTACCGAACGCACTCATCTTTCGAAAAGCGATTCGGAAGACGCAGGTTGGATACTTACGCAGCGCCCAATAAGATGCTCTCGAAAGTCAACGGTAACCGTGTGCCATTCGCGGTCGATGTGCAGTGTGCGGCGCGAGATGATGGGCACTATGACAAGTCGGGTATATTCTTGGCGCAAAGCTATCTGCGTTATCAAGGAGAAAAGTTCAATGCTCGCTTTGACGCCAACTGCTACCTGCATATCTTGGACAAGATCGATTCCCATGACATCGCCCGTGGCCGGTACCCGGGGTTttcagatgatgaggctATGCTCAAAGTCCTCGGTCAGATTCGACAGCGCACATTGGTTGTCGGGGTCCCTACTGATGGCCTCTACCCACTCTCTGAGCAAATGTTCCTGTCCCAGGGTTTGAAGAATGCAACTTTTGCAACGCTCCAGAGCGACGATGGGCATGATGCGTTTCTCATCGAAGGTGAACAGCTCAATGGATTGTTGCGATCATTCTTCGGCTCGGATCATGACCTATCAACATCGATAGAATAA
- a CDS encoding hypothetical protein (EggNog:ENOG41) produces the protein MHQHRENEHEGHVNEETALLSPQPEEPSSEPRPIENLNTHRTRCSWPWIYVVVLCIVLAVISDVGESLYAAPRVRLFESVACTRHYLRHDPSLVDRDGSVPERLCKIDPVQDKVASVVGWQYFFDAIPAILLPIPYGYVADLRGRKWILVLALTGYTLSWASTLFFVGVLHLPLNAVWLSSLFFIIGGGPTTGTTLLTTVVADVVPAEVRSTVFFYRFCTDLVADLIVPPITSMLMHKNTWIPLLLAVAFQGLSVILALGLPETLPVVESNRSREDANGISSDYTINEQAQIPSKSDGKWGSWLTRNKDSFDFVITDRALSALVFTFLISKVGRQATNILFQYVSKRYGWTLAQAGFLISLRAGVNIALFTVILPLIATYALVSWSATSRDLWIGKTSIILLVLGSLIIFLSETSVGMIIGLIISTLGSGFAPTMRSLATSLVESRHPNATSDIGRLYALISVAEGIGSLVAGPGMALAFRVGMSWGQVWLGLPFGFAAFLFALVSTIVFSVKI, from the exons ATGCACCAACATCGCGAAAACGAGCACGAGGGCCACGTCAATGAAGAGACAGCCCTCCTATCACCGCAGCCCGAAGAACCAAGCAGCGAACCCAGGCCAATTGAGAACTTGAATACGCACCGCACTCGCTGTTCATGGCCATGGATCTACGTCGTGGTGCTCTGCATCGTCCTCGCAGTCATTTCAGACGTTGGCGAATCTCTCTACGCTGCGCCAAGAGTGCGGCTCTTTGAGTCCGTTGCCTGTACCCGCCACTATCTACGGCACGATCCGTCGTTGGTGGACCGTGACGGGTCTGTCCCCGAGCGCCTCTGTAAGATCGACCCAGTGCAGGACAAGGTTGCTTCGGTCGTGGGCTGGCAGTATTTTTTCGATGCCATTCCCGCAATCCTGCTTCCAATCCCTTATGGCTACGTGGCAGATTTGCGTGGACGTAAATGGATTCTGGTATTAGCCTTGACTGGGTATACTTTGTCCTGGGCGTCGACGCTGTTCTTT GTCGGGGTCCTGCATTTACCTTTGAACGCGGTCTGGCTATCAtcactcttcttcattaTCGGAGGTGGCCCAACGACTGGCACAACCTTACTCACTACAGTGGTTGCTGATGTGGTGCCAGCAGAGGTCAGGAGTACCGTGTTCTTTTATCGCTTTTGCACCGACCTTGTCGCAGATCTGATTGTCCCTCCAATCACCTCGATGTTGATGCACAAGAACACATGGATCCCTCTCTTGCTGGCAGTGGCCTTCCAAGGACTTAGTGTTATTTTAGCACTTGGCTTACCGGAAACACTGCCAGTGGTTGAATCTAATAGATCTCGTGAGGACGCCAATGGCATCTCTTCGGATTACACAATCAATGAACAGGCACAGATACCATCCAAGAGTGACGGCAAATGGGGTAGCTGGCTTACTCGTAACAAAGACTCGTTCGATTTCGTTATTACAGACAGAGCCCTGTCCGCCCTTGTCTTTACTTTCCTCATTTCCAAGGTCGGCCGCCAAGCTACTAACATACTCTTCCAATATGTGTCGAAGCGATATGGATGGACTTTAGCGCAG GCAGGATTTCTCATATCACTACGAGCAGGCGTAAACATTGCGCTGTTCACAGTCATACTGCCTCTCATTGCTACATACGCACTCGTGAGCTGGAGCGCAACCTCTCGAGACCTTTGGATCGGCAAGACAAGCATCATCCTCTTGGTTCTAGGCAGTTTGATCATATTCTTGTCAGAGACCTCAGTCGGCATGATAATTG GACTCATCATATCCACCTTGGGCTCGGGCTTTGCGCCGACCATGCGCAGTCTAGCAACCAGCCTTGTAGAATCTCGGCACCCCAACGCGACAAGCGACATCGGGCGGCTATATGCACTTATTTCAGTCGCAGAAGGAATAGGAAGCTTGGTGGCAGGTCCAGGAATGGCTTTGGCCTTCCGCGTGGGCATGAGTTGGGGCCAAGTCTGGCTCGGACTGCCCTTTGGATTCGCTGCTTTCCTCTTCGCTTTAGTCTCGACAATTGTATTCAGCGTCAAGATTTAG